TTGTGGGGGAGAGGATAGCCTTGGGACGAAAACCCAGGAAACTGTCCTGAGAAAGCTTTTGAGAAAGTTCCTCTCCCAGGTTCTCTTTTCCGAGGATGAGGACGTCCTCTCCCCATAGGCCTACTATCCACAGAAGTTTTTTGAAAATATAACGGAAAAGAGCAAAGAAAAAAAGTCCACTTCCCCATAAAAAGAGAAGGGTTAATCGGGAAAAATCAGCGTAAAGTTTGCGAATACTAATCACAAAAAATACAATAATGAGTCCCAACGTGAGCGCCTTGACGAGTTTTTCTGTTTCCTCCCAGAAGGAAAAATGCCTGTGATAAAGCTTAAACATCCCTATACTGAACACAAAGGCCAGCGGAAGCCACAAAACAGAGGCAAAATATTCGTACTGAAAATTAAAAGAAGGAAGGTTGGAGAAAAAAAAACCCGCAATGTTTTGCCGTAAAAAAACAGCAATGGCAAGACTTGCATAGTAGGCCATGAGATCGCTTGCTAGAAGTATGAAAAATTGCATGATTTTCCTGAGATATTTCATTGTTTTCCCTCTCAAGATTTTTCTTATTAGTATACCATTAAAAACAAAAAATTTCCACTAAAGAGAGTGTTTACTTGACAGGGAGGTATTTTTGACTTAAAATATACTTAACTACTTTAAGTAAAGATAAAATGAAGTACCGTTTTGGGAGTAGACTCCGGGAAGCCAGAGAGAAAAAGGGGCTTACCCTTCGGCAGGTTGCTGAGAATGTGGGGGTAAGTGAAAGCCTTATCTCTCAGATTGAGCGGGATCGTGTTTCTCCGGCCATGGATACTCTTCTTTCTCTTGTTGAGGTTCTGGAGCTGGACATAGAGTATCTTTTTCAGGATTGGAGACGTACCCGTCCTTTTGCTTTTGTTCCCCGGGAGAATCGGACAAAAACCGAGGTTGATGGGACGGTTTATGAGAGGTTGGCCTCGATCCCTGGTTCTACAGAAGGGGAAGGTATAGAAGGATATCTTATCCGTATCCCTCCGAAGCACGAAAAACGAAGTGAACCGCAGGGACATCGGGGTAAGGAACTCGGGATCATCCTTTCAGGAGAAGGAGAGTTTATCCTGGGGGACATGATCTACCCCCTAAAGGCAGGGGATAGTATTGCGTTTTCTTCTGGTGTACCGCATGTTTTTCGTAATACAGGGGAAGTATTTCTGGAAGCTTACTGGATAGTTACGCCTCCACGGCGAAAAGTATAAATGGAGGAAGCTATGGGAAAAACCATCGCTGAAAAGATTTTTGATGCCCATCTGGTGGACAAGCCCTATGAAGGGGTGTATGTGCTCTCGCTGGATATGGTGTTTTGCCATGAGATTACCACACCGGTAGCGATCATGGATCTGGTAAATCGCGGACTGGACCGTGTGTTTGATCCTACGAAGATCAAAGCAGTGATCGATCATGTGACTCCAGCCAAAGATTCCAAGACAGCTACCCAGCACAAGATTTTACGAGAATGGGCACGTCGTCACAACATTAAGGACTTCTTTGATGTTGGAAGAAATGGTGTATGTCATGCTCTTTTTCCGGAACAGGGATTTGTTCGTCCTGGTTACACAATTATTATGGGAGATTCTCATACCTGTACCCATGGGGCTTTTGGGGCGTTTGCAGCAGGAGTAGGGACTACTGATCTTGAGGTTGGTATTCTCAAAGGAGTATGTGCTTTTAAGTATCCCAAAACTATCAAATTTGTTCTCAAAGGAAAACTCCCTGAGGGTGTCTATGCCAAGGATGTTATTCTTTACATTATTTCCCAGATTTCGGTTAACGGTGCAACGGATCATGTGATGGAGTTTACAGGTCCTATTGTCGATGCCATGTCTATGGAGAGCAGGATGACCCTTTCAAATATGGCCATTGAAGCTGGCGGAACCAGTGGAATATGCTATCCTGACATGACAACGGTGGAGTATCTGTGGAAATTTATTCAGAATGACTATCCTTCCAAGGAAGCAGCTCTGAAAGATTTTCAAAAATGGGTTTCTGATCCCGATGCCCACTACGAAAAGGTTCTGGAATACGATCTCTCTGATCTTGAACCCATGGTAACCTATGGCTACAAGCCCGATCTGGTAAAACCAGTACGAGAGATGGAGGGTACACCCATAGATCAGGTGTACATAGGGAGCTGTACCAATGGGCGGCTTGAGGATCTTCGTATAGCTGCTCAGATTCTCAAAGGCAAAAAGATTGCCCCAACGGTGAGAGGTATTCTTTCGCCAGCTACACCTGAAATCTACTTTCAGGCTATGGAAGAAGGTATTTTGAAGATCTTTTACGAAGCAGGGTTTTCTATCACCAATCCAACATGTGGAGCATGTCTTGGAATGTCAAATGGTGTGCTTGCTGAGGGTGAGGTTTGTGCAGCGACAACGAACCGAAACTTTTATGGCCGTATGGGGAAAGGTGGCACAGTACATCTGATGAGTCCTGCTACCGCCGCAGCATCGGCTATCGCGGGGAAAATTACGAATTCCCCTCTTTATCGCGGGAAATAGAGGAGGTGATTATGCGTCAGTTTGACGGAGAGGTTTTGTTTCTGGATAGAAGCGATATTAATACGGATGAGATTATTCCAGCGAAATACCTCACAGAGATTACCAAGGAAGCATTAAAACCGTATTGTCTTGAGGATTTGAAGCTTGAGGGTTTTGATCCAAAAAGGGATCTTGCCGGGAAATCGGTGATTGTCACGAGGGCAAATTTTGGGTGTGGATCTTCCCGTGAGCATGCGCCCTGGGCATTAGAGGTCAATGGGATCTATACGGTTATTGCTGAAAACTTTGCCAGAATCTTTCGCCAGAATATGTTTAACGGTGGGATGCTGGCAATAGAACTTCCAAAGGAAACAATTGATGAGATCTTTCGCGAGTTTAAAGGCAAGAAAACCTATGCAAAAATTTCGATTGATCCTGCAGAGATTATTTTAGAGGCAGAGGGGAAGAAAAAAACATATTCTTATACCCTTGGAGGTTTTGAGAAGGCTTTGATCGAAGCAGGTGGATGGGTTGGTTACGCGGAGAAACACTATTAAGTCAAAAAAAAGCCCCGATGGTACCATCGGGGCTTTTTTTAGGATTTATTTCTTTTTCTGGAAAGGTTTGGATGCTTCTAGAAGGAAGCGTTTGATTTTTTTGGAGGAAGTTTTGGGGAGTTCTTCGTAGATAAGTTCAAAATCGGCGATCTTTTTGTAAAGGGGAAGGTCGGCCGTGAGACGTTTAATCTCCTGGGAGAAAAGCTCATAGAGAGAGTCTTCGTCAAAGTTTTTCTCCTGCTGGTCGCTCAGAAGTTTGATGGTCTCAAGATTTGGGTAGATGATTGCGTAAGGAACCTCGCCGCGGCTTTCCCAGTCTTTTCTCCCGATGACGGCTACTTCGGCGATGTATTCACTCTGGGCGAGAAGGTTTTCCAGTTCTTCAGGGTAGATATTTTTACCACCAGAGGTGACGATGATATTTTTGAGTCGCCCTGTGATCCAGAGAAAACCTTGCTTGTCTATAAATCCAATATCCCCCGTGTGAAACCATCCTTCACTCTCAATCACTTTAGCGGTTTCTTCTGGGTTATTGAGGTAGCCTTTCATAATGTTTGGACCTCTGGCCAGGATTTCTCCATGACCCCGTTTGTCGGGATTGTCAATTCGCAGTTCAACTCGTTTAAGGGGAAATCCTACAGAACCAAACTTGTTGACCGTGAGATTGGAGCAGGTGAGCACGGGTGAGGTTTCAGAAAGACCGTAGCCCTGCGCGACATAGATCCCAAGACTGTTGAGTCCTATGAGAATCTCCTTGGCAATAGGACCACCGCCAGAGATAAAAAATTTGAGTTCTGAGAGTCCAAGTTTTTCCCTGACGTTGTGGAAAAGAATTTTTCCAGGATTGAGATGTGTCCACTTGTAGACAAAATGGGAAAAGTTAAAGAGGGTCTTAAAAATGAAACGTACAATGAAATTCTTTTCTTTCACAGTTTTGAGGATATTTTTGTATATTTTTTCTAGGAAAAGAGGAACAATAATAATACAGTTGACCCTTGTTTCTTTAAAAGCATTGATGATCACATCAGAGCGTAAACTTGCAACAAAACGAATAGTACCCCGGGTAACAAAGGGAACAAGAAGACCTCCCATCGTAGGAAAGGTGTGATGAAGAGGAAGAAGAGTAACCCACCGAAACTCAGGCGCAAAGAGTTCGTGCATCTGTATATCATCTACATTGCTTGCAAGGTTGTACTGGGTGAGGAGAACAGCTTTGGGTTTACCTGTTGTGCCTGAGGTGTAGATCAGAGCTGCCGGGTCGTCTGGAGAAAGAGGGATATTGTCAAGAGGATTGCTACAGTTTTCACTGCGGATGTGTTTACCTGCAGTTACTAGCACCAGAAAATCAAGGACGCGTTCCTCTCGAAAAAGAACCTCGCATTTATCGGTGAGAACGAGTTCCTGTTTATGAAGGGAGAGAGTTTTGGAGATCTTGGAGGGGAGAATAGAGAGACCTAGAAGTTTTGTAAGGAGGTCCTGGGCTTCTTTTTTTTCCTGGAGTGCACGTGTTTCGTCAATAGGATCAAAGACAACGATGTGCTTCACGGGAAGAGATTCTTGGGAAGGAAATCGATCTTTTTGAGAAGCGGATACAAAAAGTATTTTTGCCTGACTGTCTTTGATGAGATTTTCCAGTTCTTGAGGAGTGAGGAGAATATCCAAAGGGACAATGACACATCCCATACAAACAGCAGCAAGATAAACTAAAGCCCACTCGGTTCTATTTTCAGAAAGGAGAGCGATTTTGTCGCCCTTATTGACATCAAGGGAGAGGAGGGCTTGTACAAGATCAAGCACGGTATTTTTCACCTGAAGGTAGTCCATAGAGGGGAAAGTTTCCGGGGAACTATTGATAAAAGCGGTGTGTCCTGCCAGCGATTCGTCGATGAAGGTTATAATCTCTCTGAGAGTAGA
This sequence is a window from Thermospira aquatica. Protein-coding genes within it:
- a CDS encoding helix-turn-helix domain-containing protein — translated: MKYRFGSRLREAREKKGLTLRQVAENVGVSESLISQIERDRVSPAMDTLLSLVEVLELDIEYLFQDWRRTRPFAFVPRENRTKTEVDGTVYERLASIPGSTEGEGIEGYLIRIPPKHEKRSEPQGHRGKELGIILSGEGEFILGDMIYPLKAGDSIAFSSGVPHVFRNTGEVFLEAYWIVTPPRRKV
- a CDS encoding 3-isopropylmalate dehydratase large subunit, whose amino-acid sequence is MGKTIAEKIFDAHLVDKPYEGVYVLSLDMVFCHEITTPVAIMDLVNRGLDRVFDPTKIKAVIDHVTPAKDSKTATQHKILREWARRHNIKDFFDVGRNGVCHALFPEQGFVRPGYTIIMGDSHTCTHGAFGAFAAGVGTTDLEVGILKGVCAFKYPKTIKFVLKGKLPEGVYAKDVILYIISQISVNGATDHVMEFTGPIVDAMSMESRMTLSNMAIEAGGTSGICYPDMTTVEYLWKFIQNDYPSKEAALKDFQKWVSDPDAHYEKVLEYDLSDLEPMVTYGYKPDLVKPVREMEGTPIDQVYIGSCTNGRLEDLRIAAQILKGKKIAPTVRGILSPATPEIYFQAMEEGILKIFYEAGFSITNPTCGACLGMSNGVLAEGEVCAATTNRNFYGRMGKGGTVHLMSPATAAASAIAGKITNSPLYRGK
- a CDS encoding 3-isopropylmalate dehydratase small subunit; this translates as MRQFDGEVLFLDRSDINTDEIIPAKYLTEITKEALKPYCLEDLKLEGFDPKRDLAGKSVIVTRANFGCGSSREHAPWALEVNGIYTVIAENFARIFRQNMFNGGMLAIELPKETIDEIFREFKGKKTYAKISIDPAEIILEAEGKKKTYSYTLGGFEKALIEAGGWVGYAEKHY
- a CDS encoding AMP-dependent synthetase/ligase — protein: MPRYPGKPKNLSTLREIITFIDESLAGHTAFINSSPETFPSMDYLQVKNTVLDLVQALLSLDVNKGDKIALLSENRTEWALVYLAAVCMGCVIVPLDILLTPQELENLIKDSQAKILFVSASQKDRFPSQESLPVKHIVVFDPIDETRALQEKKEAQDLLTKLLGLSILPSKISKTLSLHKQELVLTDKCEVLFREERVLDFLVLVTAGKHIRSENCSNPLDNIPLSPDDPAALIYTSGTTGKPKAVLLTQYNLASNVDDIQMHELFAPEFRWVTLLPLHHTFPTMGGLLVPFVTRGTIRFVASLRSDVIINAFKETRVNCIIIVPLFLEKIYKNILKTVKEKNFIVRFIFKTLFNFSHFVYKWTHLNPGKILFHNVREKLGLSELKFFISGGGPIAKEILIGLNSLGIYVAQGYGLSETSPVLTCSNLTVNKFGSVGFPLKRVELRIDNPDKRGHGEILARGPNIMKGYLNNPEETAKVIESEGWFHTGDIGFIDKQGFLWITGRLKNIIVTSGGKNIYPEELENLLAQSEYIAEVAVIGRKDWESRGEVPYAIIYPNLETIKLLSDQQEKNFDEDSLYELFSQEIKRLTADLPLYKKIADFELIYEELPKTSSKKIKRFLLEASKPFQKKK